From a single Flavobacterium sp. genomic region:
- a CDS encoding quinol:cytochrome C oxidoreductase: MYTFSSKLKTFSFVLMILGAIGIGIGFMAAPKTIEDVEKLLADSHHGHEAAHVEKVAPHSTDTHVVADTVKVAEAHAADSTHAEAHTTTVDSTSHAEDTTAVVAVAEAPAHADNHDTHAKADAHSHDEHKEHLEHVLHQLQNKPWAALYVACIFFMLISVGVLAFYAIQYAAQAGWSPILFRVMEGITAYLLPGSIIFFVLLVLAGMHFNHLFVWMDPEVVNPESVKFDKLIFLKKGWLSVGRFLATAAIILVVWNFVRFKFRKNSIAQDSAEDNTPYKKNFKLAAFFLVFFIVSESIMSWDWIMSVDPHWYSTLFGWYVFASFFVSGITVIAMITLYLKSKGYLEHINTSHIHDLAKFMFGISIFWTYLWFSQFMLIWYSNIPEEVTYFVTRIEHYKLPFFGMLALNFIFPLLILINTDFKRLTWIVVMAGIVILFGHYVDFFNMIMPATVGDQWFIGIPEIGALMFFLGLFIFVVFTALTKAPLVPKGNPFIEESKHFHY, from the coding sequence ATGTACACGTTTTCAAGTAAATTAAAAACTTTTTCATTCGTCCTAATGATTTTAGGTGCAATTGGTATTGGAATTGGTTTCATGGCCGCTCCTAAAACAATTGAGGATGTAGAAAAATTATTAGCAGATAGTCATCATGGTCATGAAGCTGCTCATGTAGAGAAAGTTGCTCCACATAGTACAGATACTCATGTTGTAGCTGATACTGTAAAAGTTGCTGAGGCTCATGCTGCAGATTCAACACATGCCGAAGCTCACACTACTACAGTTGATTCCACTTCACACGCTGAAGATACTACCGCTGTTGTAGCTGTTGCTGAAGCTCCTGCTCATGCAGACAATCACGATACTCATGCTAAAGCTGACGCTCATTCTCACGATGAACATAAAGAACATTTAGAACATGTATTACACCAATTACAAAACAAACCTTGGGCTGCTTTGTATGTTGCTTGTATTTTCTTTATGTTAATCTCTGTTGGTGTTTTAGCTTTTTATGCTATTCAATATGCGGCTCAAGCAGGTTGGTCTCCAATCTTATTTAGAGTAATGGAAGGTATTACTGCGTATTTATTACCTGGTTCTATTATTTTCTTCGTATTGTTAGTTTTAGCTGGAATGCATTTCAATCATTTATTTGTTTGGATGGATCCTGAAGTGGTTAACCCAGAATCTGTTAAATTTGACAAACTTATTTTCCTTAAAAAAGGTTGGTTAAGTGTTGGTAGATTTTTAGCTACTGCAGCTATTATTTTAGTAGTATGGAACTTTGTTCGTTTCAAATTTAGAAAAAACTCTATCGCTCAAGATAGTGCAGAAGATAATACACCTTACAAGAAAAACTTCAAATTAGCTGCTTTCTTCCTAGTATTCTTCATCGTTTCTGAGTCAATTATGTCTTGGGACTGGATTATGTCTGTTGACCCACACTGGTACAGTACTTTATTTGGATGGTATGTATTTGCAAGTTTCTTCGTAAGTGGAATTACTGTAATTGCAATGATTACATTATACTTAAAATCTAAAGGATATTTAGAGCATATTAATACAAGTCACATTCACGATTTAGCTAAATTTATGTTTGGTATCAGTATTTTCTGGACATATTTATGGTTCTCTCAATTTATGTTGATTTGGTATTCAAATATTCCAGAAGAGGTTACTTATTTCGTGACTCGTATCGAGCACTACAAATTACCTTTCTTCGGAATGTTAGCTTTAAACTTCATTTTTCCATTGTTAATCTTAATCAATACAGATTTCAAACGTTTAACTTGGATTGTAGTTATGGCAGGTATCGTAATATTATTTGGACATTATGTTGATTTCTTCAATATGATTATGCCTGCAACAGTTGGTGATCAATGGTTTATTGGTATTCCTGAAATTGGAGCTTTAATGTTCTTCTTAGGTTTATTTATCTTCGTTGTTTTTACAGCTTTAACTAAGGCTCCATTAGTTCCAAAAGGAAATCCTTTTATTGAGGAAAGTAAGCATTTTCATTATTAA
- a CDS encoding four helix bundle protein — protein sequence MSFKFEKLIIWQLAMDFGEEINTIANSFPQIERYNLSSQILRAVDSIALNISEGSVEQTIPEFKRFLNYSIRSIAEVVTCLHKAKRRNYITQEQFDYLYAKSFELMNRTLAFKTQLK from the coding sequence ATGAGTTTTAAGTTTGAAAAATTAATTATTTGGCAATTAGCAATGGATTTTGGGGAAGAAATTAATACTATAGCGAATTCTTTTCCTCAAATTGAACGTTATAATTTATCTTCTCAAATTTTAAGAGCTGTTGATTCAATTGCATTAAACATTTCTGAAGGTTCCGTTGAACAAACTATACCTGAATTCAAGCGATTTCTAAATTATTCAATTCGTTCAATAGCTGAAGTTGTAACGTGTTTGCATAAAGCAAAAAGGAGAAATTACATAACTCAAGAGCAATTTGATTACTTGTATGCTAAGTCATTCGAATTGATGAATAGAACTTTGGCTTTCAAAACGCAATTAAAATAA
- a CDS encoding DUF808 domain-containing protein — protein MASGFFAILDDIAALMDDVAMTSKLATKKTAGILGDDLAVNAEKATGFLASREIPVLWAITKGSFINKLIILPVVFVLNWLYPPAIKAALIIGGVYLAYEGVEKIIEYFFHRAKKGEEVIKESKLEEDNENSEKAKVSSAIKTDFILSLEIVIIALGTAMEKQHELITQIISVTLVAIIATIGVYGIVALIVRMDDAGFYLMRKSDNKGFFSSLGGILIKALPIVIKGLAVLGTIALILVSGGIFLHNIEYVHHLIPHSIPSTLAEFGVGIAFGLVAVLLMTGFKKVKGLFVK, from the coding sequence ATGGCTTCAGGATTTTTCGCAATCTTAGACGATATCGCTGCATTGATGGACGATGTAGCAATGACAAGTAAATTAGCAACCAAAAAAACAGCAGGAATTTTAGGAGATGACTTGGCGGTAAATGCCGAAAAAGCAACTGGATTTTTAGCTTCAAGAGAAATTCCAGTGTTGTGGGCGATTACAAAAGGCTCGTTTATCAATAAATTAATTATTCTGCCAGTTGTTTTTGTTTTGAATTGGTTATATCCGCCAGCCATTAAAGCAGCTTTAATTATCGGAGGAGTTTATTTAGCCTACGAAGGTGTGGAGAAAATTATCGAATACTTTTTTCATCGTGCTAAAAAAGGCGAAGAAGTTATCAAAGAAAGTAAGCTTGAGGAAGATAACGAAAATTCTGAAAAAGCAAAAGTAAGCTCTGCGATTAAAACCGATTTTATTCTTTCGCTTGAAATTGTCATCATCGCCTTAGGAACAGCTATGGAAAAGCAACACGAATTAATTACCCAAATTATAAGCGTGACTTTAGTAGCTATTATTGCTACAATAGGAGTTTACGGAATCGTAGCTTTAATTGTACGAATGGATGATGCTGGTTTTTATTTGATGAGAAAATCGGATAACAAAGGATTTTTTTCTTCATTGGGTGGAATTTTAATTAAAGCCTTACCAATAGTGATTAAAGGACTTGCCGTGTTAGGAACTATCGCTCTTATCTTAGTTTCAGGAGGTATTTTTCTTCATAATATTGAATATGTTCATCATTTAATTCCACACAGTATTCCATCAACACTAGCTGAATTTGGTGTAGGAATCGCTTTTGGATTGGTAGCCGTTTTGTTGATGACGGGTTTTAAGAAGGTGAAAGGTTTGTTTGTAAAATAA
- the ruvB gene encoding Holliday junction branch migration DNA helicase RuvB encodes MNDNLNPNKEFYTPQDIDIEKALRPLSFDDFAGQEQVLENLIVFVQAANLRNEALDHTLFHGPPGLGKTTLANILANELGVGIKITSGPVLDKPGDLAGLLTNLEERDVLFIDEIHRLSPIVEEYLYSAMEDFKIDIMIESGPNARTVQINLNPFTLVGATTRSGLLTAPMRARFGIQSRLQYYNTELLTTIVQRSSSILKMPITMEAAIEIAGRSRGTPRIANSLLRRVRDFAQIKGNGNIDIEIAKFALKALNVDAHGLDEMDNKILLTIIEKFKGGPVGLSTLATAVSESGETIEEVYEPFLIQEGFIMRTPRGREVTEKAYKHLGKIKNSIQGGLF; translated from the coding sequence ATGAACGATAATTTGAATCCCAATAAAGAATTCTATACTCCGCAAGATATTGATATTGAAAAGGCATTGCGCCCACTCAGTTTTGATGATTTTGCTGGTCAAGAGCAAGTATTAGAAAATCTAATTGTTTTTGTACAAGCGGCAAATTTGCGAAATGAAGCTTTAGATCATACCTTGTTTCACGGACCTCCAGGTTTGGGTAAAACTACGTTGGCAAATATCTTGGCAAACGAATTAGGAGTAGGAATCAAAATCACTTCAGGACCGGTTTTAGATAAGCCGGGTGATTTAGCTGGATTATTGACCAATCTAGAAGAAAGAGATGTTTTATTTATTGATGAAATCCATCGTTTAAGCCCGATTGTGGAAGAATATTTATATTCTGCAATGGAAGATTTCAAGATTGATATCATGATTGAATCGGGTCCAAATGCAAGAACGGTTCAAATCAATTTAAATCCATTTACTTTAGTTGGTGCAACTACTCGTTCTGGATTATTGACGGCTCCAATGCGTGCTCGTTTCGGAATTCAAAGTAGATTACAATATTACAATACCGAATTATTAACCACGATTGTCCAACGTAGTTCTTCTATTTTAAAAATGCCAATTACAATGGAAGCGGCTATTGAAATCGCAGGAAGAAGTAGAGGAACACCTCGAATCGCCAATTCTTTATTGCGTCGTGTTAGAGATTTTGCTCAAATCAAAGGAAACGGTAACATCGACATTGAAATTGCAAAATTTGCACTAAAAGCACTTAATGTAGATGCACACGGATTAGATGAAATGGACAATAAAATTCTATTAACCATAATCGAAAAATTCAAAGGCGGACCAGTTGGATTATCAACATTAGCAACAGCAGTTTCCGAAAGTGGTGAAACCATTGAAGAAGTCTACGAGCCTTTCTTAATACAAGAAGGCTTTATCATGAGAACTCCAAGAGGAAGAGAAGTGACAGAAAAAGCCTATAAGCATTTAGGGAAAATTAAAAATAGCATTCAAGGAGGACTTTTTTAG
- a CDS encoding cytochrome c oxidase subunit II, protein MTSFLVFIILVLVGIAVWQLTKIFDLTQIGGSSDNDEIANDKDNSVNGYLMFAFVGFIYVFTIYSLYAWGDLVLGTPGSEHGKDVDNLMAISMALIFFVQTITQFLLHYFAFKYRGKEGQKALYFADNNKLEAIWTIIPVIVLAGLIMYGLYTWNDIMFVDKEDEQDAIVIELYAKQFGWEARYAGDDKTLGKANVRLIEGINTLGVDLADPAAQDDKVVNELHIPKGKRVIFKMRSQDVLHSAYMPHFRAQMNCVPGMVTQFSFIPTVTTADMRNDEAIVAKVDKINKIRTKNSKKIVAEGGVALDPYTFDYLLLCNKICGASHYNMQMKIVVDTPADFKAWLAEKPTLAQQWKEANAPAPAAAPAEATAVAVDSTKVVAQVIK, encoded by the coding sequence ATGACAAGTTTCTTGGTATTTATAATTTTAGTTTTAGTTGGTATTGCGGTTTGGCAATTAACTAAGATATTTGATTTAACCCAAATAGGCGGTTCTTCAGATAATGACGAAATTGCTAATGATAAAGATAATAGTGTTAATGGTTATTTAATGTTTGCCTTTGTAGGATTCATTTATGTATTCACTATTTATTCATTATATGCTTGGGGTGATTTAGTATTAGGTACTCCTGGTTCTGAACATGGTAAAGATGTTGACAATTTGATGGCTATTTCTATGGCATTAATTTTCTTCGTTCAAACTATTACTCAGTTCTTATTGCACTACTTTGCTTTTAAATATAGAGGTAAAGAAGGTCAAAAAGCATTATATTTTGCAGATAACAACAAGTTAGAAGCTATTTGGACTATTATTCCAGTTATTGTTTTAGCAGGTTTAATTATGTATGGTTTATATACTTGGAACGATATTATGTTTGTTGATAAAGAAGACGAACAAGATGCTATTGTTATCGAATTATATGCTAAACAATTTGGTTGGGAAGCTCGTTATGCTGGTGATGATAAAACATTAGGAAAAGCAAACGTTCGATTAATTGAAGGTATTAATACTTTAGGTGTTGATTTAGCTGATCCAGCTGCTCAAGATGATAAAGTGGTTAATGAATTACATATCCCAAAAGGCAAAAGAGTAATTTTTAAAATGCGTTCACAAGACGTTTTACACTCTGCTTATATGCCTCATTTTAGAGCGCAAATGAACTGTGTTCCTGGTATGGTTACTCAGTTCTCTTTTATCCCAACAGTTACAACTGCTGACATGAGAAATGATGAAGCAATTGTTGCTAAAGTTGATAAAATTAATAAAATCAGAACGAAAAACAGCAAGAAAATTGTTGCTGAAGGTGGTGTAGCTTTAGACCCTTATACATTTGATTATTTATTATTATGTAATAAAATTTGTGGTGCATCTCACTACAATATGCAAATGAAAATTGTTGTTGATACACCTGCTGATTTTAAAGCATGGTTAGCTGAAAAACCTACATTAGCACAACAATGGAAAGAAGCTAATGCTCCTGCACCAGCAGCAGCGCCAGCTGAAGCTACCGCAGTAGCTGTTGATTCAACAAAAGTTGTAGCACAAGTTATTAAATAA
- a CDS encoding cytochrome c: MKSLYKIVAVVGLSFMATSCFDKAKPNYQFFPNMYEAVSYETYSEHDVFKGGVEAQVPAKGSIKRGFVPYEIPNTPEGYALAKATLKSPLDPTRINQDKAKDLYTVYCAICHGEKGDGKGNLVVKEKFLGVPNYKDREITDGSIFHVITYGLNSMGSHANQLSQEERWMVADYVLKLKAGL, from the coding sequence ATGAAAAGTTTATATAAAATAGTAGCAGTAGTAGGTTTGTCTTTCATGGCAACTTCATGTTTCGATAAAGCAAAACCTAACTATCAGTTTTTTCCTAATATGTACGAAGCGGTTTCTTATGAAACGTATTCGGAGCATGATGTATTTAAAGGTGGAGTTGAAGCTCAAGTGCCTGCAAAAGGATCAATTAAAAGAGGTTTTGTTCCTTACGAAATTCCAAATACACCAGAAGGATATGCTTTAGCTAAAGCAACTTTAAAATCTCCTTTAGACCCAACAAGAATTAATCAAGATAAGGCTAAAGACTTATATACAGTTTATTGTGCAATTTGTCACGGTGAAAAAGGTGACGGAAAAGGAAATTTAGTTGTTAAAGAAAAATTCCTTGGAGTACCAAATTATAAAGATAGAGAAATTACAGACGGAAGTATTTTTCACGTAATTACTTATGGATTAAACTCTATGGGTTCTCACGCTAATCAATTATCTCAAGAAGAGAGATGGATGGTGGCTGATTACGTTTTAAAATTAAAAGCTGGATTATAA
- a CDS encoding DUF3341 domain-containing protein, whose amino-acid sequence MSNKVIHAIYNDDDVLMDAVKQTRAAHHHIEEIYTPFPVHGLDKAMGLAPTRIAICAFIYGIIGLSVATTLMNFIMIQDWPQDIGGKPSFSYIDNMPAFVPIMFELTVFFAAHLMVITFYMRSKLWPFKQAENPDVRTTDDHFLMEVGIHGNEEELVSFFTSTGAVEVKVVEKH is encoded by the coding sequence ATGAGTAATAAAGTCATACACGCTATATATAATGATGATGATGTTTTAATGGATGCTGTTAAACAAACAAGAGCAGCTCATCATCATATCGAAGAAATTTATACGCCTTTTCCAGTTCACGGATTGGATAAAGCAATGGGATTAGCTCCAACAAGAATTGCTATTTGTGCTTTTATTTATGGAATTATTGGTTTATCTGTTGCTACAACATTGATGAATTTTATTATGATTCAAGATTGGCCACAAGATATTGGAGGTAAACCAAGTTTTAGTTATATTGATAACATGCCAGCTTTCGTTCCAATTATGTTCGAATTAACGGTTTTCTTTGCAGCTCACTTAATGGTTATTACCTTTTACATGAGAAGTAAATTATGGCCTTTTAAACAAGCTGAAAATCCAGATGTAAGAACTACTGACGACCATTTCTTAATGGAAGTGGGTATTCATGGTAATGAGGAAGAATTAGTTTCTTTCTTTACTAGTACTGGAGCGGTTGAAGTTAAAGTTGTAGAAAAGCATTAA
- the nrfD gene encoding NrfD/PsrC family molybdoenzyme membrane anchor subunit, producing MSSHYEAPIRKPLVVGSKSYHDVTVDVARPVEGRANKQWWTVFSIALAAFLWGLGCMIYTVTTGIGTWGLNKTVGWAWDITNFVWWVGIGHAGTLISAVLLLFRQKWRMAINRSAEAMTIFSVMQAGLFPIIHMGRPWLGYWVLPIPNQFGSLWVNFNSPLLWDVFAISTYLSVSLVFWWTGLLPDFAMLRDRAVTPFTKRVYSILSFGWSGRAKDWQRFEEVSLVLAGLATPLVLSVHTIVSFDFATSVIPGWHTTILPPYFVAGAIFSGFAMVNTLLIIMRKVSNLEDYITVQHIELMNIVIMITGSIVGCAYITELFVAWYSGVEYEQYAFLNRATGPYWWSYWLMMTCNVISPQVMWSKKIRTNIMASFIISIVVNVGMWFERFVIIVTSLHRDYLPSSWTMFQPTFVDAGIYIGTIGFFFVLFLLYSRSFPVIAQAEVKTILKASGDNYKKEREQHGHNHSDNH from the coding sequence ATGTCGTCTCATTACGAAGCACCCATTAGAAAACCTTTAGTAGTAGGAAGTAAATCTTACCACGATGTAACGGTAGATGTGGCTAGACCTGTAGAAGGTAGAGCAAACAAACAATGGTGGACAGTATTTTCAATCGCATTAGCCGCTTTCCTATGGGGATTAGGTTGTATGATTTATACGGTAACCACTGGTATTGGAACATGGGGATTAAATAAAACAGTAGGTTGGGCTTGGGATATCACCAATTTCGTTTGGTGGGTAGGTATCGGTCACGCCGGAACTCTTATCTCTGCAGTATTATTATTATTCCGTCAAAAATGGAGAATGGCTATTAACCGTTCTGCAGAAGCAATGACGATTTTCTCGGTAATGCAAGCAGGTTTATTCCCAATTATCCACATGGGTCGTCCATGGTTAGGTTACTGGGTATTACCAATTCCAAATCAATTCGGATCATTATGGGTGAATTTTAACTCACCATTATTATGGGACGTATTTGCAATTTCTACGTATTTATCAGTATCATTAGTTTTCTGGTGGACTGGTTTATTACCTGACTTTGCTATGTTACGTGATAGAGCGGTAACTCCTTTTACAAAAAGAGTTTATTCTATCCTTTCTTTTGGATGGTCTGGTAGAGCTAAAGACTGGCAACGTTTTGAAGAGGTTTCTCTTGTATTAGCTGGTTTAGCAACTCCTCTTGTACTTTCTGTACACACTATTGTATCCTTTGACTTTGCTACTTCTGTAATCCCAGGATGGCATACTACAATCTTACCTCCATACTTCGTTGCTGGAGCTATTTTCTCTGGATTCGCAATGGTAAATACTCTTCTTATTATCATGAGAAAAGTATCTAACTTAGAAGATTATATCACTGTACAACATATCGAATTAATGAACATCGTAATCATGATTACTGGTTCTATCGTAGGTTGTGCTTATATTACGGAGTTATTCGTAGCTTGGTATTCTGGAGTTGAATACGAACAATATGCATTCTTAAACAGAGCAACTGGTCCTTACTGGTGGTCATACTGGTTAATGATGACTTGTAACGTAATTTCTCCGCAAGTTATGTGGTCTAAGAAAATTAGAACCAACATTATGGCCTCTTTCATTATCTCTATCGTTGTAAACGTAGGTATGTGGTTTGAGCGTTTCGTAATTATCGTAACTTCATTACATAGAGATTATTTACCATCTTCATGGACAATGTTCCAACCAACTTTTGTTGATGCTGGTATTTATATTGGAACTATCGGATTCTTCTTTGTATTATTCTTATTATATTCTAGAAGTTTCCCTGTAATTGCTCAAGCAGAGGTTAAAACAATCTTAAAAGCTTCTGGAGATAATTACAAGAAAGAAAGAGAACAACACGGTCATAATCATTCAGATAATCATTAA
- the queG gene encoding tRNA epoxyqueuosine(34) reductase QueG → MQSSIIHHQTSIIKQEAQRLGFLSCGISKAGFLEEEAPRLENWLNNQMNGQMSYMENHFDKRLNPTLLVDDAKSVISLLLNYYPSELQNEDSYKISKYAYGQDYHHVIKEKLRELLHFIQTEIGEVSGRAFVDSAPVLDKAWAEKSGLGWIGKNSNLITQKVGSFYFIAELIIDLELDYDTPTTDHCGSCTACLDACPTEAIVAPYVVDGSKCISYFTIELKDNLPQEMKGKFDDWMFGCDVCQDVCPWNRFSKPHNEPLFQVNSDILNFSKSDWEEITVDTFQKVFKNSAVKRTKYEGLLRNIIFLKK, encoded by the coding sequence ATTCAGTCATCCATCATCCATCATCAGACATCCATCATAAAACAAGAAGCCCAACGCCTCGGCTTTTTGTCTTGTGGTATTTCCAAAGCTGGTTTTCTTGAAGAAGAAGCGCCTCGATTAGAAAATTGGTTAAACAATCAAATGAACGGTCAAATGAGTTATATGGAAAACCATTTTGACAAACGTTTAAATCCAACGCTTTTGGTAGATGATGCTAAAAGTGTGATTTCGTTATTATTGAATTATTATCCTTCCGAACTTCAAAATGAAGATTCGTATAAGATTTCCAAATACGCTTACGGACAAGATTACCACCATGTCATAAAAGAGAAATTAAGGGAATTGTTACATTTCATTCAAACCGAAATTGGCGAAGTTTCAGGAAGGGCTTTTGTAGATTCGGCACCGGTTTTAGATAAAGCTTGGGCAGAAAAAAGTGGCTTGGGTTGGATTGGAAAAAATAGTAATCTTATCACCCAAAAAGTCGGTTCGTTCTATTTTATTGCAGAATTAATTATTGATTTGGAATTAGATTACGATACACCAACAACCGACCATTGTGGTTCTTGCACTGCTTGTTTGGATGCTTGTCCGACGGAAGCTATTGTGGCTCCGTATGTTGTAGATGGAAGCAAATGTATTTCATATTTCACGATTGAATTGAAAGATAATTTACCACAAGAAATGAAAGGTAAATTTGATGATTGGATGTTTGGTTGCGATGTGTGCCAAGATGTTTGTCCGTGGAATCGTTTCTCAAAACCTCATAATGAACCGCTTTTTCAAGTGAATTCAGACATTTTAAATTTCTCAAAATCGGATTGGGAAGAAATTACGGTGGATACATTTCAAAAAGTATTTAAAAATTCTGCTGTGAAACGAACCAAATATGAAGGCTTACTTCGTAACATTATTTTTTTGAAGAAATAA
- a CDS encoding cytochrome c oxidase subunit I produces MSHDHGHHKETFITKYIFSLDHKMIAKQYLISGLLMGIVGVVLSLFFRMQIAWPEESFEIFKVFLGDNFAPDGVMRNDIYLALVTIHGTIMVFFVLTAGLSGTFSNLLIPLQIGARDMASGFMNMLSFWMFFISCIIMIASLFVESGPASAGWTIYPPLSALPQAIPGSGLGMTLWLASMAIFIASSLMGSLNYVVTVINLRTKGMTMTRLPLTVWAFFVTAIIGIVSFPVLFSAALLLIFDRSFGTSFFLSDIFIQGEVLHYQGGSPVLFEHLFWFLGHPEVYIVLLPALGITSEIIATNSRKPIFGYRAMIASILAIAFLSTIVWGHHMFISGMNPFLGSVFTFTTLLIAIPSAVKAFNYITTLWKGNLQLNPAMLFSIGLVSTFITGGLTGIILGDSTLDINVHDTYFVVAHFHLVMGISALYGFFAGVYHWFPKMFGRMMNKNLGYVHFWVTAVCAYGVFFPMHFIGMAGLPRRYYTNSAFPLFDELADVNVLITIFAIVGAAFQIVFFWNFFYSIFYGKKATQNPWRSNTLEWTTPVEHIHGNWPGEIPEVHRWPYDYSKPGHDEDFVTQITPMKEGEEVLHH; encoded by the coding sequence ATGTCACACGATCACGGTCATCATAAAGAAACTTTCATAACTAAATATATTTTTAGTTTGGATCACAAAATGATAGCGAAGCAATACCTTATTTCAGGTTTATTGATGGGTATTGTTGGAGTTGTTTTATCTTTATTCTTCCGTATGCAAATTGCATGGCCAGAAGAATCTTTCGAAATTTTCAAAGTATTCTTAGGAGATAATTTCGCGCCAGATGGAGTAATGCGTAACGATATTTACCTTGCTTTGGTAACTATTCACGGAACAATCATGGTATTCTTTGTACTTACTGCTGGTTTGAGTGGTACTTTTAGTAACTTGTTAATTCCATTACAAATTGGAGCACGTGACATGGCTTCAGGATTTATGAACATGCTTTCTTTTTGGATGTTCTTTATTTCTTGTATTATCATGATTGCTTCTTTATTTGTTGAATCTGGACCAGCGTCTGCAGGTTGGACAATTTATCCTCCTTTAAGTGCTTTGCCTCAAGCTATTCCTGGATCAGGTTTAGGTATGACTTTATGGTTGGCTTCAATGGCTATTTTCATCGCATCTTCTTTAATGGGATCTTTGAATTACGTAGTTACAGTTATCAACTTAAGAACTAAAGGTATGACGATGACAAGATTGCCTTTGACAGTTTGGGCTTTCTTCGTAACTGCTATTATTGGTATTGTATCTTTCCCAGTATTATTTTCTGCGGCATTATTATTAATTTTCGATAGAAGTTTTGGAACATCATTCTTCTTATCAGATATTTTTATTCAAGGTGAAGTTTTACATTACCAAGGTGGTTCTCCAGTATTATTCGAGCACTTATTCTGGTTCTTAGGTCACCCTGAAGTTTACATCGTTTTATTACCAGCTTTAGGTATTACTTCTGAAATTATTGCTACAAACTCTAGAAAACCAATTTTTGGTTACCGTGCAATGATTGCTTCTATTTTAGCAATTGCATTCTTATCAACTATTGTTTGGGGTCACCACATGTTTATTTCAGGTATGAATCCTTTCTTAGGTTCAGTATTTACCTTTACAACATTATTAATTGCAATTCCATCGGCTGTAAAAGCATTCAACTACATTACAACATTATGGAAAGGTAACTTACAATTAAATCCTGCAATGTTATTCTCTATCGGATTAGTATCTACTTTCATCACTGGAGGTTTAACAGGTATTATTCTTGGAGATTCAACTTTAGATATTAACGTTCACGATACATATTTCGTAGTAGCTCACTTCCACTTAGTAATGGGTATCTCTGCACTTTACGGATTCTTTGCTGGTGTTTACCACTGGTTCCCTAAAATGTTTGGTAGAATGATGAACAAAAACTTAGGTTACGTTCACTTCTGGGTAACTGCTGTTTGTGCTTACGGAGTTTTCTTCCCAATGCACTTTATTGGAATGGCTGGTTTACCAAGACGTTACTATACTAACTCAGCTTTCCCATTATTCGACGAATTAGCTGATGTGAATGTTTTAATTACAATTTTTGCAATCGTTGGAGCTGCATTCCAAATCGTTTTCTTCTGGAACTTCTTCTATAGTATTTTCTATGGTAAGAAAGCAACTCAAAACCCATGGAGATCTAATACTTTAGAATGGACTACACCAGTTGAACATATTCATGGAAACTGGCCTGGAGAAATTCCTGAAGTACACAGATGGCCTTATGATTATAGTAAACCAGGTCATGATGAAGACTTTGTTACGCAAATCACACCAATGAAAGAAGGAGAAGAAGTTTTACATCACTAA